The Ziziphus jujuba cultivar Dongzao chromosome 1, ASM3175591v1 genome segment ATAAGTAAAAAACTGAGCTAAAAGGTTACAAAAATTTCCATCACAATGGGATCAGAAACTCGTTTGGATGTATTACAATGAATTATCCTTCCTGGACTAAATTGTTAAAAGACAAAATTTTTTTGCCATGTGTATATAATTATCGCTATTGTGGTTTGTGATTTGTAGTGAATAATTATTTACTAGAATGTTTCATAACCATTTCAAACAACTGAAACAAACACTGAGTCACATGAAAATTCAAATGTTTGATAATGACAATTTGTTTGGGAAGTTGAGAAAACGTATAAAAAATAACAACCTATAAAGCTATGAGCCTGGCTATGAACTATAAGACAAACTCAAAAGTCAACATCATTTTCCTACTATATTGACAAAATCAAAGTATATTCAGTTGTTGTATAGAATTTGCCCTGAAAGTGCACATTATAGATGATGCATTCATCAATATTTACTAtataccatattatatatatatatattgatttcatAGTCAATTCATAATCAAATGCTCAATCAAGATCTAAACTTTGTCGGTTTGCAGGTAATGTTGGGAATCAAAAAGTAGGTGGgaattgaaaaaagaagaaaaagtgtaTGTAAAAAGATGTATGCTACATTTGCTTTCACTTTTCCATTTAAAGAACGGTTAAAGAAAGCCCTTAAGCTGGATATATAATTACTTCTTTTAATGGtattatctattattatatattttgttacattaaaaaaataaaaccacaattcaaaaaaaatttttttttttatgaatatgtcTGAAGACCCTATCAAAATGATgtagtaaaacaaaaaataaacattgtcaaattattttgaaaacaaaattttctcaaaaaaattaattttttcaaaaataaaccaataagatattttattaattaataggcATAAATAGTTCTTATGTATACTATTATTGaagaatcattttaaaattgactatacatttatataatataaatttagacAATATTAATTCTTATATTACATAGACAACAatccatatttattattgaaaatatttttatgagtaaaacttttaatttatacTAGCTACTAAAAGTACAGTTGGATTAATTATATCCATATTTggcatttaatttataattccaGCTAATTTGAATCTACAAATTAAAGTTTCATGTCCCTATTGGATGCACATTTAtacaaaatacataatatatatatatatatatatatatattttttgtaataacgAAATACAGATCGTTtccatatatacacatatatgggGCTAGACTTATCAAAAAGGTTGGTAGCTTCTCTTATGAAATTGAAACTAAAGTTTGCAGCGTTTGTAATATATGGGATGGGACTTATCAAAAAGCTAGGTAGCTTCAGCTATAAATTTAGTAGGCTCTTATGATTAATTATAGATGAATGAACATGCTGAGTTGTAAATCATATCATTGTGAAAACGTGTTTATTATATGTACAAAATATATGGTGTAACAGTGATTGGCATTTGGTCCGCACACCTGTTATTTTGGACTGGAAAAGCCACTGACTTCCACAAAATCATACCACGTGGTCACTAACGTGTGCTAAAAgttacagattttttttttttaaagcgcGAAGGAATTCAATATTCTACTGTTGGACCACTCGCCTAGAAGAAACTTTACTCTTCTCTACATAAAAAGATATTGTCTAGAAAAACGTGGGTGTGACACTTTCATAATAAAAGTGGGACACGAAAACCATAGCTATGACTTCATGATtattcatgattattattattattaattgtttttttaatatttctctcGAATATATAAATCTGAGTTCCTTCACAGAATCGCGTTTGACATAATATCATTTGGTTTAGATGCAAAATCAATGGGGCGTTCGGAAGATGCAGATTATCAGACACCATTGGTGCATACTCAAGTCTCGGAGTCTTCTCTTATCAGAACTGGTTTTCCCTCCTTCTTTCATGCATATATCATTTTCTTCctcgatattttttttattttttttggtattaaggaatgagacatatatatatgtataatctatatatatatatatatatatatatatatatcagaagtTGAAGAAAACAGAAATGTATCTAACTTAAAAGTGCACCAGAGAATTCCCATGTAGAAAAATTTAATAGCTGCTAGTTAATATtttgcatcatcatcatcatcgtcatcatatATGTTGAGGATATGTGTGTTAGTCAATCAAACTAAAAACCAAGGAACTAGAAGTATTGTGTTGGTTTTCTCTGCATATTGAATTGAGTACCATGCATGATATGCAGAGATTgatgccaaaaaaagaaaaggaaaagtttcATATAATTTGTGATGTAAGAAGAAACTTGCTGTTTTTATAGATTAGGTTTGTGGAATTGATGTttgtaaaaattgaattttgtatATTGTAGGGAATGTATGGACAGCAGTAGCACATATCATAACAGGGGTGATAGGATCAGGGGTATTATCCCTAGCATGGAGTATGGCTCAGTTAGGTTGGATTGCTGGTCCTTTGGCTATGATTTTATTTGCCCTCGTAACCCTCATGTCAGCATTCCTTCTCTGCAACTGCTATCTTACTCCGGACCCTGAATATGGACCTCACCGGAACATCTCCTACCTCGAAGCTGTTCGCAATTATTTAGGTCAGGAAGGAATCAAACagttgcttctttttttctttttttttttctgttaattataacattaatgaatatatatatatatatatatatatatagatatattcatataataggAGAACTTGAATTTTTTGTTTAcacttttcttttgcttttgtaTAATTTACATGATTTTTTCAGGGGAAAAGAATGCCTTGGTGTGTAGCCTATTTCTACAAGTGGGTCTGTTTGGGATTGGTATTGCATATACTGTCACATCTGCTATCAGCATAAGGTATGATTTGAACTCTTGGTTTCTCTACAACCTTGTGCTAGTTAAGCTGCTCTGCTCTAACTTGGCAAAAAGCATTCGTGAAGTTGGAAATGAAACTTGCTTTGAAGCAATTTTTTGCCACCAAAGTATGTGGAAGTCATCCAACTTCTGACAATGCCTGCAAATAAGAGATTTTCCATGATACTGCCTGTTTTAAGTTTGAAGAGCAATAGTATGAATATTTACTATACTAATCCTTAGAATTTGATGCAAATCCTAAATGTATGCAGAGCAATTCTGAGTTCGAAGTGTTTCCACGTAGAAGGAATTCTAGCCAACTGTGCATATGGAGATGCTTCTTATATGCTATTATTTGGAGTTGTTCAAATCTTATTGTCACAACTACCTGATATGCATAATATAAAATGGCTATCAGTTCTTGCTGCAATCATGTCTTTCACCTATTCTTTCATTGGTCTTGGACTTGGCATTGCTAAAGTCATAGGTAATCCGAGTTTACACTATAAAACTCATTAGAGGCTTCGAtttgatttcttcttttttttttctttttcttccaaacCCAATAATTTTGTTGTCACTGTAATTGCAGGAGATGGTTATATTAAGGGGAGTGCTACAGGTATCTCAGCTTCTAGCACAGCTGAAAAAGTATGGTCGATATCTCAAGCTATAGGAGACATTGCATTCGCTTATCCGTACTCCTTAATTCTCATTGAAATACAGGTGTGACACTACTTTAGATTGAAATAGCTACTAGGCAACCAACGTTAAATAGCATTTTGGGCATTTAAGTAATCAGGAAATTTGCAAAAACATGAAGGATACATTGAAGTCGCCTCCATCAGAAAACCAGACTATGAAAAAGGCCTCGACCATATCAATTGTTGCCACAACCATCCTCTTCCTCGGCTGTGGATGTTTTGGATATGCAGCCTTTGGCGATGACACACCAGGGAATCTCTTAACAGGATTTGAAACTTACGGACCCCGTTGGCTTATCCACTTGGCTAATGCCTGTATTGTGATTCATCTGGTTGGAGCTTATCAGGTActtttccaattccacatatccATATCATGTTCAAATCCtcacattaaaatttttttgatctGGGATTACAAGTAAAATAGATCTCTATGAGAAAAAATGCTTTTCAGCACAGCAAGCGTTGCAAAACAAGTCCATGTGTCTGatcatagaaaaaaattaaaaaacacacaAGTCCATGTGGTATGCTCTCCTTTTCTGGTTGCATTGCCCTTGTTGGCCAAAATATAGAAGTTGCATGGTTGTTCAATGCAACCTGGTTCAATaaaacatcaaaaaaataaaattatagcaATATTTGCTGCAATGATGAGGCTGTCTTTACTTTCAGTAATCCACTTTCTATACAATTACTCAGTATCTTAATGTTAACAGATATTCAGTCAGCCGCTCTTTGGAAATGTTGAAAAATGGTTCATGAAGGAGTTCCCACACAACAGATTTACAAAGGACGATTACACGGTTAGACTTCCATTGTTGCCTGCTTTCACACTACATCCTCTCAGGCTGTGTTTCCGGACAACTTATGTTGTCTTAACAACTGGAATTGCAATCATATTCCCTTACTTCAACCAGATATTGGGAGTGATAGGAGGCATGAACTTTTGGCCCTTGACCATATATTTTCCAGTGGAGATGTACTTGACGCAGATGAATATTGAAGCCTGGACAGCAAAGTGGTTAATGCTTCGAATTTTCAGCATTGTTTGCTTTTTTGTCAGAGTGTTTGCCTTGATTGGGTCATTCCAAGGACTAATAACTGCAAAACTAAGCTAAGAGGCTACAGAAATCTCCTTCAGATGGGATCAGGAACTCATCTGAAGAAGATACTATGGCGAATGATCCTGGCCTAAACAAAACAAATGTTACCTTGTCTATATTATTATCAGTATTGTTGTTTCAGATAATCAAAATGAACTAATTGGTTCTGcttgatattattttaatgtgcaGAAACATGAAAATAACCAGCAATGACCTGTAAGTTGTAATTCTAATTTCATGTCATTCGAATAGGAAAATGGAATATCAGCTGCTAGGAAACCATCTTTGGAGATAAAAAGACTTGGCCGTTAAGATTATCTCTAATTAAAGAATGCTACAATGAAAATGGCATTTCAAAATGTGGAACTGACTTGAGCTCCAAATATTAAAACAACTGTAGGTAGCTCTCTGACGCAAATATTAAAGCAACTGCAGGTAAGGAACTGTGTGTTAGGTAATTGGTTTGATATACATAGTTGGATCAACTTTATACCAAATGATGGTTCAATATATGATATTAGAGCCTTGGTGGCCATGATGTCTTCGTGCATGGGCAGGCTTATATGTGAGGGGACAAGacaatatttgataattttcaaaGGGTGTTGTAACAAATTATAGAAATGTCATTCCCAATTCTGTATTTGGCAATTGCATTTTGAAATGAAATACTAGTTGTGCTCAAATTTGACTCGACACCTTATTTGCCTACCTACCATTGTAGGTACTATTGAGGTTTGGAACACACACATTTTGTTTGCTGCCCTATCTGGTCTGGATAGATAATTTTCCATAAGTGGATAGTTCTGTTAGCGGTAAGGAGTCCCAGAAGTTCGGCAAGAAAAATGTGTGAGCCTCACGTGCAACAATAACCCTAACTTTTCAAGTTGGGGGGCATGAAAGTCGATGGAAGTGAGAAAGAGTTGACCGCAGGTTCACCCATAAGCAATTACTTTCCTTCTCTTTTGCTTCTTTCCTTATATCAAAAGCAACATTCTTTTAATCCTTTTTTAAGGTTAAATCTCAGAATTTAAATCTCTTTCTTCATAACTCCTTCCTCAATTCATATCTTTTCTTTCCCAAATTTGGTTTATGGTACACCATTTTACTAGTTGGTATTTCTATTACTGTGGGATATGCATCCTTTGGGAGTGACACACCAGGGAACCTCTTGAAAGCATTTGGATTTGTATGAACCCTACTAGCCCATTGTTTTTGCTTATGCTTGTAGTTATTCTACATTTGGTGAGTGGAATGCCTAACCTTTTTATAAGCAATATTCAGACCAATGTGCAATTTACTTGTACTTATCCTTCTTTATCATGCTTTGGCGCTCACCCAAGTATTTGCAGTTGCTGAAGGATGGTTCAGCAAGAAATTCCCAGTGGACTTGTCAATAACTTCTACACCATCAAATGCCCATTACTACCAGAATTACCACCAAATCCTTTTATGACTGTTTCGGAACTGTTTTATGTTGTGTCCACTACTGGAATATCCATGGTTTTGGGTTGTAAAATGCATTAAACTTTGGACCTGTGGCTCATGTACTTTCCTGTGGAAATATACCCTGTGCAAAAGAAAGTTGGGCCTTGAGAAGAAAATGGACTGTTTTAGGGACACTTTTTATTCTGTTTTTTGTAACAGTATTGggctttatttaaaaaaacagtaTTGGGCTTCGTTGGGTCAGCTCAAATACTCATAAGTGCAAGCTGAgggtatatataaataaattggggGTTCATAGCTTAATGTAATGCATTCTTCATTAATGCAAAGAAATCCATTGTCAAAACTGGTTTTTCCATTGACAATGAGTTATACGAAAATGTGTAAGCTTGGGCTTTAAACTTCAACTGGAGGCAAAAACTGTTAGTTAGCGCATTccaaaagattttttaaaataaaatatttttttataataaagaatattttttaaaataattttctacttttattttctatttttattttttctataaatatttattattttatttgtaatttttttttatataaattatctatcttttaaatattataatagtaatattaaaaaatatattatattcaattaaatttatataatattgaaataaaaaataattttaattttttacatttgaaaaattaaatcaaatttttatattaaaaaattaaaataaaaaatttattaaaatatttttttaaatattatttttttaaaataaaaaaaacgatACATTTAAACAGTTATTTGAAGATGTTGTTAGCCGCCAACCCATAACAAAGCATTATGTAAAAATTCTTAAAGCCCAGTATCCAAACGTATAGGTTAtacttttagaaaaaataaaaataaaaagaaaaagaaaaagaaagaaacactaTAAGTTATATTATGGTCATAAAATGTGTATTAAATTATCTTGATAGGAAAGTAGGAAAAGTTATCTGTATTTAATACCCATTTTCCACGAAACCTGCAGAATACAAAATAAAGGTGGAGGGGTCAATTTCAGACGCAAGAAAAGCGGGTTTGGGGATGTTTGATTGGTTATGAAGGGAACGATCATGGAGACACAGAAAATGGCAACAATGTCGAAACCTTTTCAACAACTATATGGGGCCAAGCAGTTTGTGACTGTCGAGGAGCTATTAAACTGTCACTTTTAAGGAGCTATTGGTAATTTGCCAGTATGTCGAGGTACTTTTAACTGTGTTTTTTTCACATAGGGAACCAATCCCGCAGCTGCTCATCTGTCTTGGCAAATTGGATAACTATGACTCTTCTTGGATGTAGTGAGAAGGTCTCAATTGGCTTCTTCCTACCATCCAGGGAGAAAAAAAGGTTCTACAGAGACGGATTGATTTTTTTACATATGCCTTTCTGGATCAGATGTTACTCattctgtttatttattatatatccatatattatatttaaaaacgaaaaaaaaaaaaaaaaaaagagtgtttGAAGCTATTTTAAACTGTagaagcaaccatggaaagTTTGGTAACTAAATGGAAGAAAGGTACTTAACTACATCTGTAAAgtgtaatttaaattttgacaaATCCAGTTATTGCATCAGAAAAGATGCAGGCTCCTATTTAATGTGATAAGGAGgtatctttcttttattttgttttagctaaaaaaatattttcaactaTAGAACTAAACATCAAGTGACACATAACCATCCGAAATGTTTGACATtgatattttgatgaaaatccTATAAGGAAGGTGAGGAAACGTATAGAAAATGGCAATCTTTTGGTGTCTAATTAGATAATTAACTCATTCTTCAgaactctttttctttgtttattaatttatctcCCCCTCTGAACCTATTACTGGCCTAATGATATGACCCCTATACAAACGCAAAAGTCAATATTGTTTTGCTACAATAAATAATCAATGTATTTCAGTTGTTGTGTGGAAGTTCCCCTCCTCTTAACTGTTAATTATACCATTCAACATTGTTCAGAAGAGTCAAAATCAGAAAACTattcatcaatatcatatttcatCATCAACACGTAGCCTAATAGTTAATCGAACTTTAGACTTTTATTGGTTAGCAGGTAATATTCagaatctaaaaaataaaaaaataactaaaaaaacgAGATAAACTGAATGCAGCAGAAGATGGATGCAAAGTTGCTTTCACTATCATTTTAAGGAAGGGTTACAATAGGTATAATCATTTACTTGCACCAGACTGGTTAATTATAAATCCATATTTATCCTTTAAGCTTAATTTATATCTACAAACTAAAGTTTTATATCCCTATTGGATAATTACAAAAAGTGCATATTATATTGTGAGgttagatatataaaataaactaagtcagcttctaatatatatatattgggagggagtatttcaataattttaatttggaaaCAATGAATGAACGTGGAGGTTTGTAATTCTCAAATGCACATTAAATGTATGTACACTTTGTCACTGCAATAAGCCTTTTTTGTCAAAACTCCATTATTTTGAATTGTAAAACCAACGGAATCCGACAAAAACAGCCCACGAGCCCACCAACATCCGCTAAatagttttagaatttttttctgatttttgttgatattgatgttttttaaagaatattattggATAATTGAAACAACAATACGCTCTTCTTGACCACTTACCCAATAAGAATTTcactatttttttcattaaaaaataatataaaatagtgTGAcacttaataaaaacaaaaataataaagctggagatgaaaacaaaaaaaaaagccagaTACAGCCTCATgcccaaaaaagaaataaaaataaaaaagaaagctaGCCATAGCTTCATGATTATTATTGCactttgctttcttttctaaTTTGTCTGCTATTATATAAATCTTTGTTCCTTCACATAGCTGTACCTGACATAAGATGGGGAGTTTAACAGATGCAGATTATCAGACTCCTCTGTTGCAAACTCAGTTCTCTGAGTCTTCACTCATAAGAACTGGTTTGTCTCAGTTCTTTCACACTTTAtatgattttcttcttcaactttattttatttcattttattttcttctttttctgatTATATGTTCTGCTTGTATGTAATCTGAAAGTGCTAACAGAAAATTATCATGCAGACATATTTTCATTCATGatgttcaaattaattaacccaAGACCAATAGATTAGGAGATTTTGTGTTAGTTATCCGGCATGTTAATGGAGTCACCgtgaactttttattttttttatattagatttGTGACATATGACtgatttgaaatatataattttgtatatggaAGGGAATGTATGGACAGCAGTAGCACATATTATAACAGGGGTGATCGGGTCAGGGGTATTATCACTAGCATGGAGTCTGGCTCAGTTGGGTTGGATAGCAGGTCCTTTGGCCATGCTTTCCTTTGCCCTTGTAACCCTCATTTCTGGATTCCTTCTCTGCAATTGTTATCGTTTTCCAGACCCTGAGTATGGGCCTCTCAGAAACCGGTCCTACCTTGAAGCTGTTCATCATAATTTAGGTAAGGTTTCATTATAAAGTACGCTCAGCTGCTTTTTTTTGGAGTTTGTTTGAACatctaaaaatcaattcaatattaatataaaataaggcCCGGTCCATTGATAGAAATTTAAAAGTCACCAAAGGtgaattttagtttaataaagtaATATGGATCTTACTGAagattgaatataaatatatatatatatatatacatatatatctgtACTAACAGGGTatgagttttcatttttttttattttcttttgcttggTATGGAAAGTAATGCTCTATGCATGAATTTCAGGGAAAAAGAATGCCATGGTGTGTAGCCTATTTCTACAAGCAGGCTTGTTTGGGGCTGGCATTGCCTATACTATCACAACTGCTACCAGCTTAAGGTATATGAAGGTCAAAATTTAACTCCAAACTAATCCTTAAAATTTGATGCAAATCCTAAAATATTCTTCCATTGGATGCAGAGCAATTAGGAATTCATACCCGGTAGAAGGGAAGCTAGCCAATTCTGAATATGTGGATGCTACTTATGTGCTGATATTTGGATTTGCTCAAATCTTCCTGTCACAACTACATGGTTTCCATAACATACAATGGTTATCAGTTATTGCTTCAATCATGTCTTTCTGTTATTCTTTCATTGGTCTTGGACTTGGCTTAGCAAAAGTCATAGGTAAAATCCCCAATCTATGTTACAACAACATTTAAGAGACTTTGATTTgatttcttccttttctttttcttcaaggACCAACAATTTTTCTTGTCATTATAATTGCAGGAAATGGTTATATTAAGGGCAGCACTACAGGAATCTCATCTTCTACCGCGCTTGAAAAAACACTGTCAATATCTCAAGCTCTAGGAGACATTGCATTTGCCTATCCATACACCTCAATTATCTTTGAAATACAGGTATGCGACACTACTACTTTTGATTGAAAATACCCTATTAGTTAAAAAAGCAATTTTGGGGCATTTTAAGAAATGATTTGAATTTTGCAAAAAACATGAAGGATACTTTGAAGTCACCTCCATCAGAAAACTACGCTATGAAAAAGGCTTCAACAATAGCAATTGTGATCACAACCTTCATCTACCTCAGCTGTGGAGGTTTCGGATATGCAGCCTTTGGTGATGAAACACCAGGGAATCTATTAACAGGATTTGAATCTTATGGTCCACGGTGGCTTATTAACTTTGCTAATGTCTGCATTGTGCTTCATCTGGTTGGAGGTTATCAGGTACTTTTTTCAACTCAGCATACACATATTATCATGGTCTTGTCagccaaaatatttaaactgcTTAGCTTTTCAATTGAAACCTGATTTAACAAAAAcgtctaaaaaaaaatagataaataaataaataaaaataaaaatcatactaTTGCTGCAATCATGAGGCCGTCTCTTCCAGTATAGATTATGTTGCTCAAAAATGTTAATGTTGACAGATATACAGTCAACCACTCTTCGCAAATGTTGAAAAATGGATCGTGAAGCAGTACCCTGGATTAATGAAGGGAAATTACATAGTTAAACTACCATTGTTGCCTGTTTTTACATTAAATCCTCTCAGGCTGTGTTTCAGgacattttatgttttttgtacaACTGGAATTGCAATCATATACCCTTACTTCAACCAGATATTGGGATTGCTAGGGGGCATGAGATTTTGGCCCTTGTCCATATATTTTCCAGTAGGAATGTACTTGAAGCAGAGCAAGATTGAAGCTTGGACAGCAAAGTGGTTGATCCTTCAAATCTTCAGCATTGCTTGCTTGTTTGTAACAGTGTTTTCCTTGTTTGGGTCAATCCAAGGACTATTAAGCGCAAAACTAAGCTGAAAAATGGGCAAAACTAAAGCTGAAGAGTGGGTCAGGAACTCATTTGAAGATATTAAGTTGAATGATCCTGGcctaaattgtaaa includes the following:
- the LOC132799222 gene encoding probable amino acid permease 7, with product MGRSEDADYQTPLVHTQVSESSLIRTGNVWTAVAHIITGVIGSGVLSLAWSMAQLGWIAGPLAMILFALVTLMSAFLLCNCYLTPDPEYGPHRNISYLEAVRNYLGEKNALVCSLFLQVGLFGIGIAYTVTSAISIRAILSSKCFHVEGILANCAYGDASYMLLFGVVQILLSQLPDMHNIKWLSVLAAIMSFTYSFIGLGLGIAKVIGDGYIKGSATGISASSTAEKVWSISQAIGDIAFAYPYSLILIEIQDTLKSPPSENQTMKKASTISIVATTILFLGCGCFGYAAFGDDTPGNLLTGFETYGPRWLIHLANACIVIHLVGAYQIFSQPLFGNVEKWFMKEFPHNRFTKDDYTVRLPLLPAFTLHPLRLCFRTTYVVLTTGIAIIFPYFNQILGVIGGMNFWPLTIYFPVEMYLTQMNIEAWTAKWLMLRIFSIVCFFVRVFALIGSFQGLITAKLS
- the LOC107417167 gene encoding probable amino acid permease 7 isoform X2; the encoded protein is MGSLTDADYQTPLLQTQFSESSLIRTGNVWTAVAHIITGVIGSGVLSLAWSLAQLGWIAGPLAMLSFALVTLISGFLLCNCYRFPDPEYGPLRNRSYLEAVHHNLGKKNAMVCSLFLQAGLFGAGIAYTITTATSLRAIRNSYPVEGKLANSEYVDATYVLIFGFAQIFLSQLHGFHNIQWLSVIASIMSFCYSFIGLGLGLAKVIGNGYIKGSTTGISSSTALEKTLSISQALGDIAFAYPYTSIIFEIQDTLKSPPSENYAMKKASTIAIVITTFIYLSCGGFGYAAFGDETPGNLLTGFESYGPRWLINFANVCIVLHLVGGYQAVFQDILCFLYNWNCNHIPLLQPDIGIARGHEILALVHIFSSRNVLEAEQD
- the LOC107417167 gene encoding probable amino acid permease 7 isoform X3; this encodes MGSLTDADYQTPLLQTQFSESSLIRTGNVWTAVAHIITGVIGSGVLSLAWSLAQLGWIAGPLAMLSFALVTLISGFLLCNCYRFPDPEYGPLRNRSYLEAVHHNLGKKNAMVCSLFLQAGLFGAGIAYTITTATSLRAIRNSYPVEGKLANSEYVDATYVLIFGFAQIFLSQLHGFHNIQWLSVIASIMSFCYSFIGLGLGLAKVIGNGYIKGSTTGISSSTALEKTLSISQALGDIAFAYPYTSIIFEIQDTLKSPPSENYAMKKASTIAIVITTFIYLSCGGFGYAAFGDETPGNLLTGFESYGPRWLINFANVCIVLHLVGGYQDILCFLYNWNCNHIPLLQPDIGIARGHEILALVHIFSSRNVLEAEQD
- the LOC107417167 gene encoding probable amino acid permease 7 isoform X1 codes for the protein MGSLTDADYQTPLLQTQFSESSLIRTGNVWTAVAHIITGVIGSGVLSLAWSLAQLGWIAGPLAMLSFALVTLISGFLLCNCYRFPDPEYGPLRNRSYLEAVHHNLGKKNAMVCSLFLQAGLFGAGIAYTITTATSLRAIRNSYPVEGKLANSEYVDATYVLIFGFAQIFLSQLHGFHNIQWLSVIASIMSFCYSFIGLGLGLAKVIGNGYIKGSTTGISSSTALEKTLSISQALGDIAFAYPYTSIIFEIQDTLKSPPSENYAMKKASTIAIVITTFIYLSCGGFGYAAFGDETPGNLLTGFESYGPRWLINFANVCIVLHLVGGYQIYSQPLFANVEKWIVKQYPGLMKGNYIVKLPLLPVFTLNPLRLCFRTFYVFCTTGIAIIYPYFNQILGLLGGMRFWPLSIYFPVGMYLKQSKIEAWTAKWLILQIFSIACLFVTVFSLFGSIQGLLSAKLS